ATTCCCCTACCgtctcttctacgagaaggacaatgcaaaatcaaaccattattctttagtcttgggtagtgccatagcctctgtaccatggccttccaaagtcttgtgccatagcctctgtaccatggccttccacagtcttggggtagagttctcttgcttgggtctacactaaggcacactattcaatcttatttctttctcttgttttgttaaagtttttatagtttacatgggatatgttaattttaatgttactcttcttaaaatattttatttttccttgtttcctttactcactgggctattttccctgttgaagcctctgggcttgtagcatcctgcttttccaagtagggttgtagcttagtctgcttttccatctagggttgtagcttagtaagtaataataaaagGGTTATACCCTTAAGGTTAGCTTTGCCAGTTGTAATGGTAGTGTGTTCACCAAATTAATCACAGCTCACATCATTCCAGCTTAGCCTCCTTGTGACACTACGGCTTATACTAAGAGTTCTGAAACCAACTTCAGCAAACATGGACTGGTCGCTTTGATTGTGTTGGCCTGTGTTAACTCTGTGTCATAAATGGCACTGTCATATTTGACCTTTAGTTCCTCATGCTTTATCTGCCAGACCACGGAAGCAATTCTCTTTCATCCGTATCATCTACCTTAAATTTCTTGAAACTTTTAGCAACGGTTTCACGGAAATCAAAAATGGTAGCACAGCCATCTAATTGGACAACAATTATATCCTTACTCAATCTGTCAGTCAACTTGCTAAACATATCATATCAATCATGCTTGCCACATAGATCCAAATACGAGGAATGCAGTTCACCACTATTCCACATTCTGGACTTGTTTCAGTTCACTTATTCAAAGAATTCCTTCAGAATACTTTCATATGGAGTACCAGTCGGCAAACCACATTCTGGACTTGTTTCAGTTCACTTATTCAAAGAATTCCTCCAGAATACTTTCATCTGGAGTACCAGTCGGCAAATCAGCATATTTTGGGACTCATAAAACTGTTATCGCAGTGGACGTGGTATTTGCATTCATCAGTAGGTAGATCAGTAACGAAAGCAATGTACAACTTGACTCATCTAGAGAGATCACTACTACTCAACATCAAAAAGTATATCTTTCATAGTTGGGAAAGCCTTCTTTAGACATACATTCATGAATGTGGCCTCATCTGTCTGGGTTTTTAGCATTAATGTGTAAACATTGCTCACTACAGGACATTCAGTCATGTttgcactcgagcacactttcgTCAGCTACATTAGGATGAGACCTTGTTGTTGTCTATACACCCTCATCCTCAAACTTTCTTTTCTGTTACTTTATTACTTGCTTAATTTTCTCTTTTCATGTATAACTACAATAACCATTGTGGAAGGCTATTCTTGCTGCATCTCCATCTACATCAATAATCTTTATCTTAGCTTGCAGGTCTTCTCCATGGGGTTTGGCATACTAGATGATCTTTTATCCTGATAACAGTGAACGTCGTTTCTTCTTTACTCTCTTTATATAACGGGAGAAGACACCCTGAGTCAGCCAGCACGTGCTCTCAGCCATGATGCGAgagttgaaaaaataagaaatctcAATAGTAGTTAAAATATGTCATTGAACTTGATATTTGACCATGAATTAGAGATCAAACAACTCAACCGACCTTAGAAATAGATTCCTCACCttaaatttttatagaaaaaagggcatcacatgttaTTATAAGTTAATTGGTTGAAATGTTATCTTCCGTCTACTCCAGCAGCAGCCTACTTAGATTTATGTAAATTAGCAGAGTTCCCCAAGGTTGCCTCTCCTGCAACCAAGCCAGAATTTCTCTACAGATCCAAGTGATTAAGAAATCTGTAAGTACAGACAATATTGGTACTAGACGTCAAATCGCGTGGATTAGACAAAATTCTCAATGTGATTCTTggacattatcattatcaataagttttttttttctggctgcATCCAACGTTAGGTTTTCATTATTTGCTTTTTCAATGATAGCTTGTTCCATTTTATATTAAGGACACTGTCGTGAATATTTTGAGTGGGTTCCTtcacaatgaaaacaaaattttatcatataaacaATCCCAGAGACGTAATAAAACTTAAACTTGAAGCATATTTTGCCATTAGTGTGTTTGGTGTTAATGTGCCCAAATTCATAGCATTTGTAGCATTGGACAGGACGAGGATGTAGTTTTTAACAAATGTTTAAATGTCAGATCTTTACATAGTCGGGCAGGTAAAGTTAGGTAAATACTATTAATATTGCTTTTTTTGGTTCTTTTCAGCTATTTAACTGTAAAAATATTGGGAGGACACCTCTTTAATATGTCCTCTTCAGAGAACTCTTACGAGTCTTTGCAATGAATTATTCTTTTAGCCTGATTAAAGGTTGAGTGTGACGATACCTTTTCAATAACATCGGATGAGGATGATGTAAAATTAGTTAGCAACACTGGTTGTGTTTCATTCCCAGCCTTTACTAGCAAACAATGTTCATACCTTTCAAATCGCCTTGTGGAATGGTGCCAACTTTATTTCCCACACACTCATAACCCTTAATCATGTAGGAAGCAACTTGCCAGACTGGTTCAGTTATGATGGTGGCACAAGGTTTTCCATTTTATTGAAGGTAGCTGTCCTTGGGCACGAAGTAATATTCTAAATTTGTAATACTTTTGTTACTATACAGCTGCACATAGCTAGATATACCAGGAACTTCTGTATTTACAACTTTTAAGAAACTACTTTTAACCATGGAAGGGTCTTCAAAAGTGGTATAAAATTAGAAATTCAGCCTATCTTTAGTGAGATTATTTcaattctttaaatttttttctatagGATTTAAAACCttataaattatttcataattcatatggcggggcacattattattattattattagtattattattattattattattattattattattattattattacttgctatgctacatccctaattggaaaagaaggattctataagcccaggggctccaacagggaaattagcctgaGAAgcttcataattttaatttttccccCAACATTTATAGCCCCATAGGGTCTTGGGGAAGAGGGAATAAAAGGTTCCAGTGTGATGACACTAGACACTGAGTTATATGTGGAGAGATCCTTTTAAGAGGAGAGTTCGTCACCAGAAATTTCCATATTGGAAGTAGAAGAGGTCAACAGTGTCTGGGGTTTGCCATTTGGTCCATGGGTACAAGAAACATAAATTTTACTCACTATTTTCTTTTGGGGGTGGGGGAATAATGATAAAGATGTACAAAATTTATGTAGAAGAAATGTTtggtggaaagaaaaaaaaattggatggaCTTCCTAAAAGTTAAGCTTTTATGCTTTCGTGAAATTAATTCCTTCACCAATGACACCTGCGAGAACGGCCTCCCAAGTGTCCTCTCCCTATCATACCAAAGAGGAATGGTACCACAATGTTAGAGTGGCTCAGGTGTATGCTAATCCCACTGGATGGGACTGAGAAAAATTCAAAAATGCAATCATCCCCACTTGAATCATAGTGGCAGACAACCCACACAGAATGGTGCATGCCAGTACAGAAATACTAACACTCCATGTTCCAAGCATTATTgggtagttggcaagaccaccacagggCCCACAATTGGTTCAGAAGAAAAAAACTCAGTCCTGGATAAGGTGTCCCCTCAAAAAATAATGTAGACAGTAAAAAAGGGTAAAGCCTCTTTCACACAGGACGGTAAATACTGCATGCAGTAAAAAAAACTGCAACAGTATTTACTGCACAGTCTTTCACACGATGCAGTTTTTTACGCATGATTCTATCAGTATTGCACTGCTGCTGTCATCAGTGTTTGTGAACTGTGTATAGAAAATGGCCAAAAGCAAGGAAAAGAAGGCTCTCCTTTTATATTTGATGTATAAAAGACagcaaaggaagagaaaagggcggTGCTGGGTTCACAATATAGTGAAATTAAGGCCACAAGAAGGAGaatttgccattctgtttgcaaaATTAAGGGAAGACGAGGCCAAATTCTTCAATTATTTCAGAATGTGAGCCAAAAGTTTTGACGAGCTATTATCATATGTCCAAGGCAACTTAACCCACAACAACACGCAGATGAGAGACGCCGTACCTGCTATTGAAAAACTGGCTTTGACTCTCAGGTAGGTAACGTATTTCAATTTTCCTAACTAAGTAGGTTTTAATAATTATGGcaacataataataacaaatctttatttataaaaaactttatctacagaaatacttttatttcctatttcgctccatataaaataaaaaatatgcaaaaaaataataataccattttttaCTGATAATATACATTACCTCATAATAATGTAACCCgtctaaacaaaaacaaataataacataAATGCTACTTTTGCGTATAATTTGAATCCATATAAACAAAATTCATGTAACAAACAATATAACCTCCAAGAGGTTCCTTATATATATTGACTATTTTACATGACTATGATTCTTTATTctttagaaattatttaaaatatcaattaaaattaaGAATATCAATTACCGATGAGTCACTAGAGACAGATGAAACGGAAGGAGGGTTGGAGTTATATGAACATTGCCTTGGCTCTAATTGTGTATATGATAAACTTGGCATTTGCTGCACTTGTCCAACTGGAGGTCCTTGAATTAGCGGTATTGTGGCGCCGTCTTATTAGCAACATTATACGGGTAATATGTCGCAGCTCCAGATATTTGTGAGACATTGTTGTGGGGATAATTAGATCTAGATTTTCTTATGTCAGAGATTACTGATATGACCCGTGCTTTCAGCTCGAATTTTTCATCTTCTGTAAAATCTTTAACAGATGAATGCAAAGATCTAAAACATAATTCTATATCATCTGATGCGCTTTCATCTTGCTTATTCAGGTAGTCAATTATCTGCATATCCACTGATTTTGGTTTCTTAGATCTTCTTTCAATTTTAGGAGAAGGTTGAACCTCTAAATCACCTTGATTATCAACATGACATCCCGGAATATTTGAGGTGGTTTCTGCGGCATCAAGCGTCTTTAATAGAAATAGCATTTGCGGGGCGTACAAGTACGATCGTTTGTTTGCGGCTGATCCAGACGGAGCATTTTTAATTGCTTTATGATTCCTTCGGAAAGCATCACGCAGGATCCTCCATTTCACCTGAAGTTGCTTagctgaaataaaacaaaatagagtAATATTAAAAACCAATATCAAACATTGTAAGATATTTTGCTActctgattatatttttttcttttcagatactTAGCCACTGGTTGCACAATGACAGAGCTGCATTATTCCTATCGGCTAGGCATATCAACAATAAGTGCAGCAATAAGGGAGGTCTGTATTGAAATATGGCAAGCATTGCAAGCCAAATGCTTACCTCTGTACATGGAGGAGAATTGGACTAGCATAGCACAAGACTTTGAAAAAAACGCAAATTTTCCCAACTGTTTGGGGGCAATAGACGGCAAACACGTCAGACTTATTAGCCCTAATAATTCTGGATCCTTGTATTAcaattataaaaatttcttttcaattgtGCTTTTAGCTGTATGCGATTCCAACTACTGCTTTTCGTACATTGATATGGGATCATACGGAAAGGATTGTGACTCGACAATATTTAAAAGATCCTTTTTACAAATCATTACAAAGTGGTAATCTAAACATACCAAAACCAAAATTTTTACCAAATGACAGCACCATTGAAATGCCGTTTGTTTGTCGCTGATGAGGCTTTTGGGCTATCAGAAACAGTCTTGAGACCATATGCAGGCCGCATGTTAACTAAAAAACGAATCTTTAACTATCGTTTATCACGTGCAAGGAGGTACATAGAATGTACGTTTGGAATATTGTCCAACAAGTGGAGGATTTTCCATCGTCCACTTAATGTGTCTAAGGATTTAGCAATAGATATCGTAAAAGCCTGTTGCGTGCTTCATAATTTTGTGCGAACAAGAGATGGACACAGAGTTCATGATGATACTAATAGCGATGAATTACAAACCGTTGCAAATATTGGTCGACAACAAGGAGGAAGAGGAGCTAACCGCATCAGAGATATGTTTGCAGATTATTTTGTGAGCGACAGTGGTTCAGTGTCATGGCAAAACAACTACATTTAATATGCAACTATTTCTACTTACCAACGTCATTTCTTGCTCTGTCATCTTCGATTTCTGAATAATTTTCCACAACTTCTTCGCAGATGCTCTTCCATGCATTGGCTTTTTGAAGCATGTCTTTATAGTCGCTGCAGGCCGTATCCCACAGTGCAGGGTGTTTTTCAACAGCTAAAATAATTTTTCGTTGTCAGTTGCACTCATCGTTTAACCTGTAAATATAGTTAGATTAGCTATGGTTAGGTTAGATAAGAtttagaatgataaaaataagatttagaataacaaaaagttaacttttatttcataataaaaatgtttatatattgcCATTACAAAATGCATTCATTACATATTACATTGAGTAACaaaaagaaattagttttaatTATCCCTACCTCTTGTAGGAGCGGAATATGCACACACCCTCGCTGACCTACTTTCTGAAACATACTAGGGGGTGCAGTAAAATCTGCATAGTGTGAAAGATACTATTGAAAACCATAGAAAGCTAAACTGTTGCAGTAAATCTACTGCACCAGTTTTAGCAGTACAAACGCAGGCATCATGCAGCAAATTTAACGTTGCAGTAAAATCTGTCGTGTGtgaataaaagtatacatattgtaTGTCCGCTTAGGTCGTGCAGTAAATACTGTTGCAGTTTTTTTACTGCTTGCAGTATTTACCGTCCTGTGTGAAAGAGGCTTAAGAGTTTTGACAGCGAAGTTGTAGACAGCTGCTTTATATGATGGATGATGAAGCAATAACAAATAATAGAAATAGGATGAGACAAATTTAGACTCGAACTGAGGAAAAAATTCCCCATTTCAAGAACCTCCTTGCCCATCTCAAGACTTCAGCCCAataacttcatcaaggcattctctcgtcaagtgattttttttttcttttttttttttggctgaatctGCCCTCTTCGTGATATCTGCATTTCATTACTTCTTGTACAGCATGCTTGTACAAATTTAATTCTAAATGAAAGTATAGGAGAGCCAATTGGAAGATGGAATCTATTCCAGAAATCCATTGAGGTGAGTTCTTTCAAAATCGATAGTAATGTTATCAAGGGCCTCCTCTTTCTGCAGTAATTCATTTCTTTTGGCAAATAGTCTGCTATAAGTATTTTGACTTTAGTTGGATAGCAAAGCAACAATCTTGGGGCATTAGAAGAATCTATCTGAATGTGCACTATATATAACTGAAAAAGATGTACTATAGCAGCATTTAAATGTTCTATCTACCGCCCAATTCTTGTACCATTTTGAATGTCGAAGTGCTTCGTCATTTGCAAAGATTAGCATTCGTTTTGGATCTTCAATTCCACTGTCATACTGTAAAAATATTTCATCAATGTCAGAGTAAAAGTATTCACTTGGAATGGAAAACGCTTCATTTATAAGTGGTGTGGCTGGATATTTGGAATCGGCTTGCCTCCAATGTCTGAAATTCCTATTAAGCTGTTCAAATCAAGTTATTTACAACACTGTACTgtcgtttaacttttcaacttcactATCTCCAGAATACCTTCAGTCCATCAGTATTATCCTTATTCTTTGTGTATAAATAATTCTCTTGATCGaccactttgtttttattttttctgaagtAATATTGTGAGTGGCCATGTAGATGGATGGGTATTTTGTATAAATCTAATTCGATCTGATTTAAAAACTTGGTTTTGtacatcaaaacaaaacaaaattgtaAAACTAAAAAAGAACCATTTTAGTCCTAAAGTAATAGTTCCAAACTTTCTTTCTCAAAGGAAaaatccatttgagagagagagagagaaaagaagaagaaaaatgttcAGCGACTATTCTAATTCAAAAGTACAGTTTTCATCTTATTTGCTTGTTTTGAGGACAAATTAACCAATAacaaattgacttggggacaaattaaCTGACGACAAATGAACTTGGTTTCGAAttgtcctaggaccgttatttcaAATTAACAAGCAAATATATACAGTTGGTTAGTATTTATAAACTTGTTGAgatatatcataatttcataattGTATTTATCTAGATTACAATGTGACCCCAGGAACTGCATAATGTTTGTCAAGGATTATAGTGTAAATAGCTCTCACTGTGGGCAGGAGGACATCCTCTAATACTTCCATATGAACCTTCCAGACAATTTAACCAACTCCTCTGGACCGTCATCCCACATCCAATCCCACAAATTAATGCCAACTCTTCCACTTTTAGCTTTCTCCTGAATATTTGTTTCATCATAGCAGGTATTCTGTATCCTCCAGCAATGCCTAGTTCGTTATTCCTctgatttaaaatatttttcttctgtaaAGATGACATTTTTTCCAAAATGAGTGATCAACGTATAGATATTATAGTGCAAATTCAAGCTGGTATTCCTAGTGATGCTGTGTCAATTTCTCTTATTGGCTGGGATGTGGTTACAAATACCAACCTCATGGGCTCGCCGTTCTGAGGTGTTAAGGTGGCATTGAAGCTCGAGGTCACGAGTATGCTGAGCCACCGATGTTAATGGCTCATTCCTCACCACATTAACTAAAAGCCTATCATCATCAGGAGTAGTTACCCGTGGCCCTCCGGTCCTTGGTTTGGTTGGCAGGGATCTCTCTTCCTGGAACCAATAAACCAGAGACgtaataaaacttcaaaaacttAAAGCATCTTTTGCCATTAGTGTATTTGGTGTTAATGTGCCCAAATTCATAGCATTTGTAGCATTGGACAGGACGAGGATGTAGTTTTTAACAAATTTTTAAATGTCAGATCTTTACATAGTCGGGCAGGTAAAGTGAGGTAAATACTATTAATATTGCTTTATTGGTTCTTTTCAGCTATTTAACTGTAAAAATATTGGGAGGACACCTCTTTAATATGTCCTCTTCAGAGAACTCTTACGAGTCTTTGCAATGAATTATTCTTTTAGCCTGATTAAAGGTTGGGTGTGACGATACCTTTTCAATAACATCGGATGAGGATGATGTAAAATTAGTTAGCAACACTGGTTGTGTTTCATTCCCAGCCTTTACTAGCAAACAATGTTCATACCTTTCAAATTGCCTTGTGGAATGGTGCCAACTTTATTTTCCACACACTCATAACCCTTAATCATGTAGGAAGCAACTTGCCAGACTGGTTCGATTATGATTGTTGGCACAAGGTTTTCCATTTTATTGAAGGTCGCTGTCCTTGGGCACGAAGTAATATTCTAAATTTGTAATACTTTTGTTACTATACAGCTTCACATAGCTAGATATGCCAGGAACTTCTGTATTTACAACTTTTAAGAAACTACTTTAAACCATGGAAGGGTCTTCAAAAGTGGTATAAAATTAGAAATTCAGCCTATCTTTAGTGAGATTATTTcaattctttaaatttttttctatagGATTTAAAACCttataaattatttcataattcatatggcggggcacattattattattattattattacttgctaagctacatccctaattggaaaagaaggattctataagcccaggggctccaacagggaaattagcctgaGAAgcttcataattttcatttttacccCCAAAATTTATAGCCCCATAGGGTCTTGGGGAAGAGGGAATAAAAGGTTTCAGTGTGATGACACTAGACACTGAGTTATATGTGGAGAGATCCTTTTAAGAGGAGAGTTCGTCACCAGAAATTTCCATATTGGAAGTAGAAGAGGTCAACAGTGCCTGGGGTTTGCCATTTGGTCCATGGGTACAAGAAACATAAATTTTACTCACTATTTTCTTTTGGGGGTGGGGGAATAATGATAAAGAtgtaaaaaatttatgtaaaagaaatgtttgggggaaagaaaaaaaaattggactgACTTCCTAAAAGTTAAGCTCTTATGCTTTCGTGAAATTAATTCCTTCACCAATGACACCTGCGAGAACGGCCTCCCAAGTGTCCTCTCCCTATCATACCAAAGAGGAATGGTACCACAATATTAGAGTGGCTCAGGTGTATGCTAATCCCACTGGATGGGActgagaaaaattaaaaaatgcaatcaTCCCCACTTGAATCATAGTGGCAGACAACCCACACAGAATGGTGCATGCCAGTACAGAAATACTAACACTCCTATGTTCCAAGCATTATTgggtagttggcaagaccaccacaggtCCCACAATtggttcagaagaaaaaaaaactgtcctgGATATGGTGTCCCCTCAAAAAATAATGTAGACAGTAAAAACGGGTAAGAGTTTTGACAGCGAAGTTGTAGACAGTTGCTTTATAGGATGGACGATGAAGCAATAACAAATAATAGAAAtaggatgagagaaatttagaCACGAACTGAGGAAAAAATTCCCCATTTGGAGAACCTCCTTGCCCTTCTCAAGACTTCAACCCAataacttcatcaaggcattctctcgccaagtgattttttttttttttttttttatgctgaatctGCCCTCTTCGTGATATCTGCATTTCATTACTACTTGTACAGCATGCTTGTACAAATTTAATtctaaatgaaactataggagagccAATTGGAAGATGGAATCTATTCTAGAAATCCATTGAGGTCAGTTCTTTCAAAATCGATAGTAATGTTATCAAGGGCCTCCTATTTCTGCAGTAATTCATTTGTTTTGGCAAATAGTCTGCTATAAGTATTATAACTTTAGTTGGATAGCAAAGCAACAACCTTGGGGCATTAGAAGAATCTATCTGAATGTGCACTATATATAACTGAAAAAGATGTACTATAGCAGCATTTAAATGTTCCATCTGCCGCCCAATTCTTGTACCATTTTGAATGTCGAAGTGCTTCGTCATTTGCAAAGATTAGCATTCATTTTGGATCTTCAATTCCACTGTCATACTGTAAAAATATTTCATCAATGTCAAAGTAAAAGTATTCACTTGGAATGGAAAATGCTTCATTTATAAGTGGTGTGGCAGGATATTTGGAATCGGCTTGCCTCCAATGTCTGAAATTCCTATTAAGCTGTTCAAATCAAGTTATTTACAACACTGTACTgtcgtttaacttttcaacttcactATCTCCAGAATACCTTCAGTCCATCAGTATTATCCTTATTCTTTGTGTATAAATAATTCTCTTGATCGaccactttgtttttattttttctgaagtAATATTGTGAGTGGCCATGTAGATGGATGGGTATTTTGTATAAATCTAATTCGATCTGATTTAAAAACTTGGTTTTGtacatcaaaacaaaacaaaattgtaAAACTAAAAAAGAACCATTTTAGTCCTAAAGTAATAGTTCCAAACTTTCTTTCTCAAAGGAAaaatccatttgagagagagagagagaaaagaagaagaaaaatgttcAGCGACTATTCTAATTCAAAAGTACAGTTTTCATCTTATTTGCTTGTTTTGAGGACAAATTAACCAATAacaaattgacttggggacaaattaaCTGACGACAAATGAACTTGGTTTCGAAttgtcctaggaccgttatttcaAATTAACAAGCAAATATATACAGTTGGTTAGTATTGATAAATTTGTTGAgatatatcataatttcataattGTATTTATCTAGATTACAATGTGACCCCAGGAACTGCATAATGTTTGTCAAGGATTATAGTGTAAAAGCTAGACCACTGTGGCTGACCAAATACAGTTGCTTAGCGTactgaaaataaatatttgctgaaaagaaaagaaaatttttatgtatttcaattcaagaatcattcatatatacaatgtaaactgcATGCGCCTTAGTGTGATGTCTATCCACCATCAGCATCTAGAATTTCATTTAAATGCAAAGTCATACTCTTCACAAGATTCTGGCATATGTTAGGACGACCCCGTAGTGATTCCCACACTTTTGATGGCTTGACATGTTCGTTATTCTCCCACGTCCCAATCACGAACCATCATTCTATGTGGTTAAGCTCACACTCCTCTGGTTGCCCGTTTATTACCTTAATTTCTGGATGATGCTATAATCAAGCTTTTACTACTCGGCTGATATGGATGGGGATATCGTGCACTAGAATGACAGGTGTGGGCGGGGAATAGCCATAGCTCTCACTGTGGGCAGGAGGACATCCTCTAATACTTCCACACGAACCTTCCAGACAATTTAACCAACTCCTCTCGACCGTCATCCCAcatccaacc
The nucleotide sequence above comes from Palaemon carinicauda isolate YSFRI2023 chromosome 2, ASM3689809v2, whole genome shotgun sequence. Encoded proteins:
- the LOC137617058 gene encoding uncharacterized protein; protein product: MLQKANAWKSICEEVVENYSEIEDDRARNDVAKQLQVKWRILRDAFRRNHKAIKNAPSGSAANKRSYLYAPQMLFLLKTLDAAETTSNIPGCHVDNQGDLEVQPSPKIERRSKKPKSVDMQIIDYLNKQDESASDDIELCFRSLHSSVKDFTEDEKFELKARVISVISDIRKSRSNYPHNNVSQISGAATYYPYNVANKTAPQYR